DNA sequence from the Pseudomonas sp. MPC6 genome:
GACCGGGTGGTCAAAGATATGAGTTTGATTGCACAGTACAAGTCCGGGCATTTGCGGATCGCGTCTGTCCCTTCCATTGCCAGTCGAGTGTTGCCAGACATCCTCGCCCGCTTCATTGGCGATGCCACCGATCTTCATGTGAGTTTGTTCGACGACAGTTCCGAAGTGGTACTTAGCATGGTCGAGAATCAGCAGGTGGATTTTGGTATCGCCAGCGTGTGGGATGTGGAAAGTGATATTCAGTTCATCCCGATCTGGGAAGACAGCATCGGCGTGGTTTGTCGAAATGATCACCCACTGGCGGCAGAGACTCAGTTGAGTTGGACGCAATTGCGCGCAGAACGTCTGATTGCCAACGGCACCTCTCGCCTGCTCGAAGGCAGCGATGCCGAAGAGTTGGTGGAGGACTCACAATTCTATATGTCCAACATGATTTCTCTGCTGGCCATGGTTGAAGCGGGAATGGGCATCACCACGTTGCCGCGTTTTGCTTTCCCACCAGAACATAGCCGTCTGTGTTTCATCCCACTGAGCGACCCGCTGGTCAATCGCGATATGGGCATTGTGCGCCGGGCCAACCGATCGTTACCCGTCGCGGCTCAAGCGCTGTTCGAGTTCATATTGCGCGACAACGAACTGGACCCTGCTGACTGGTACTGACTGACCAATATCTGATCAATTCGACCAATCAGATAAATTTCACTTATCAGCCGATAGGCCGATCTGAATTGCCTGGCCGTGCCCCTTGGACCACCATCGCCAACAGATAAAAACAATTCTCCGCACCAGGCACTCCTCTTAACGGTTTGCTCGATCACTGCGGCGTCCGCCACAAGAGGACACGAAATGAATACCCTTTCGAGCATTGATTCTGCCCAAGAGCAAACCCCAATCTTGAGCATGCGTCCGGCCAATGTGGTCATGGACCTGGAACGACTTGGCAGCCTGCATCAAAGTCGTCTGAGCTTCATGCGCAGCCTTGTCCGCAAGATCATGCGCGAAGGCTGGCAAATACAGCCACGTCGTTTCGATCTGGATGCTGATGGCTACGGCACTGTGATCTACCGCGTGCAAACCAACCAGGATCTCTTCAGCTTTGTACTGTTCTCCCAGTATCTGGCGCCGGAAAGTCGTAATGACCGGGTCATCGCTACCGAATGGGACCTGACCATGGCGCTGTGCGAAGGCGAGGTTGACGATGCCTATGTCGAGTT
Encoded proteins:
- a CDS encoding LysR family transcriptional regulator, which produces MLADLKIVQLRHFVWVTELQGFHAAAERAHRTQPAISLSIRDLESKLGQQLFEKRNARVARSELTPFGVQFLGYAKELIAHHDRVVKDMSLIAQYKSGHLRIASVPSIASRVLPDILARFIGDATDLHVSLFDDSSEVVLSMVENQQVDFGIASVWDVESDIQFIPIWEDSIGVVCRNDHPLAAETQLSWTQLRAERLIANGTSRLLEGSDAEELVEDSQFYMSNMISLLAMVEAGMGITTLPRFAFPPEHSRLCFIPLSDPLVNRDMGIVRRANRSLPVAAQALFEFILRDNELDPADWY